The DNA segment TGGAAAGCAATGGTTTCTCGAATGCGGAGAGCATTTCCTCCTCCAGTCCCAGTTGGTTCAGGAGAACCGCCATCCTCAGCAGCTCCTTTTCCGCCTCACTGGATTGGTCCCCCGCACGGTCATTCTCGAACCGTTTCTGGTTCAGGTAGATTCCGAACTTTTCCTCAACCCATCGTTTGAAATCGGGAGCCGCGGGGTCCAGTCCGAAGGTGGAAAGCGCATCATCGAACCTTTCGATCGAGGAGTAGTAGTCGATCGCCTGGAGCACCGGCGCTTTCGTCAGAGCGGCTTCCGCCAGATCAGGATGACCGGAGAGGAAAAGGTTCCATGCGGCGCTGCCCCGGGCGGCTTCATCCCGTGAACCGGAGGCTTCGGCGGAAAGCTTCCTGAGGGCGATCCGGGCCTCTTCCTCCCGTTCCGGATCCCACCGGCCTCCGATGATGTCCATATACAGCTTCCGGGAGGTGCTTTGTTCACTCTCCTTCATGAGATCCAGCCAGGGCAGGAAGTCTCCGTTGAACAGTCCCATCGCTGCTGCCAGATGCGGATCCCCGGCTTCCTTTGCCGCTGCCGCCGCGGTTGCCGTGTCACCGGCCACACGGGCCAGCGCCGCACGCCAGTCCGCCGGGCCGGTGTCCGCCTTCCGGCGCTCCTCCTCCAGTGTGCCATTCGAGCGGTGGAAACAGGCCAGTGCCATCAGTGACCGGGCGTCACGGGGCGCCAGTTCGAGGAATTTCCGTGCTTCGTCGTTCTTCCCGAGGATGATCTTCTCGCGGGCTCCGATGATGGAGGCTCCATGGGCCTGGTCCAGCAGTTCCGCCAATACGGCGGGATCCGTTTCATCGGCGTAGAGTTTCAGCAGTTGGTGCCACCCGCGTTTCATGGCGATCTTTCTGAAGATCTCCACTTTGTTCTTTGGAAACGCCTTCTTGTAGTCCTCCACATGCTGGATCAACTCCGGGTCGGTGTCCGGAGTGAAGAAATGCTCGATGTCCCTGATGAGCTTCGAGGTGCGGAACGCCACCTCCGGGTCATCGCCCGTGGACGCCTTTTTCAGTTCGGTGAGGGCCGGCTCTCCAAGGGTCCAGAGCTTGAGGGTCGCCTTTTCACGGACCGCGAAATTCTCTGAGGAGAGATCGGCGATCAGTTCCCCGATGGATGGCTCCGGCGCACTTTCCCGGGTTTCGGGGGCGTCCTGCGCGGGAACGGCGGCAGACAGCACTCCCGTTCCTGCGAGGAACACGAAGAAGGCGGCGCTGAACGGATTCATCAGAGCTACATGCTCGTGGATTCGCAGGAGAAATCAACCCCCGAGGTCAGGAGGAGGAACAACGGGGAAAAGAAAAACCGCTGTGCCGTTCTTGGCGCTATGAGCCACGTTCCGTAAGCTCAACAAGTGGGATCGTCCGGACTATTTGGGTCTTCCTATGAAGGCATGACCTGGTTCGCCGGATTTTGATCCCGTGGTAGTGATATCGGTTCGGGCTAGCTGCCAAAATCGAACGCACACAGCAGTCGTTGGAGAGAGTAAATCCGATCCCTCCCCCCGCAACCAAAATCTGGCATTGCAGGTGATTGAATTTTTCCCGCGCCAAGGTGGTTGGGCGGTGTTAGAGACGGGTCATGAAATGGTGTTGCGGTTTTCTGCTTGTCCCTTCGCTTTCCATCGCCGCTCCGGCGGGTCCGCCGGATGCGGAGGAAGCCGCCTATCCTGCCGTCGAGCGGTTCATCCAGGTGCTGGAAGCGGTCAGGAAAAACCATCCGGATACGGACCGTCTGGCCTATGACCGGCTGGTCAACCACGCCTTGGAGGGGATGATGGAGGGGCTGGACCCGTTTTCTTCCTTCATCCACCCGGAGATGGCCGCGCTGATGAAATCGAACGGGAAGCTCGATCCGGAGGTGCCCTCGCTGGGGCTGACACTGGGCTTGCGGGATACCGGTCTCTACGTGATGGCCGTGGCACCGCCCGGCCCGGCGGGACGCGCCGGGATCACGGCAGGCAGTTCCATCCTGGAGATCGACGGCCGGCCGACCGAGGGCGGGCAATTCGAGGATCTGGTGGGCACGTTGCGGAGGAAGGCGGGGGAGACGAGCCGCCTGAAACTGAAATCCCCCGAGGAACCGAAGCCTGTCGAGATTTCCCTCGTCCACCGTCTGGTGGAGGAACGCTCCGTCGCGGAAGCGAAGATCATCAACAAGGAGAAAGGCACCGGCTATATCAGGCTCGCCTCATTCGGTGGTGCATGCGCGAAGGAGATGGAGGTTTCCCTCGATGATCTGGAGGACGCTGGGATGAAATCACTGATCCTGGATCTCCGTGGCAACGGTGGCGGGGATCTGCATGAGACCGTGAAAATTCTAGGTCTTTTCCTTCCTCCGGATACCACCGTGGTCACCACCCGCAGCCGCAGCGAGGAGGAACCACTCAAGACCCCCTCCCGCCAACGGCGGAAACGGGAGTATCCCATCGCCGTTCTCATCGACCGCATGTCCGCATCCGCGTCCGAACTCACGGCGGGTGCGCTCCAGGATCTGAAGCGGGCGACGGTCATCGGCGAACTGAGCTTCGGCAAAGGCTCCGTGCAGCACATCATCCCGCTGGGGCAGGGGACCGCCATGCGTCTCACCGTGGCCACCTATCACACTCCTTCCGGACGGACTCCGCACCGCGTCGGAATCACTCCCGATGTGCGGGTGGATCTCGTGGACGCGGACCGGGACAACTTTGAGAAACGCAACCGCGCGGATACCCTGGATGAGGCGGAGCGCACGAAGGTGGCCTCCTGGGTGGATCCGGTGATGAAAAAAGCCGGGGAGGTGCTGGATGGACCAGCGGCTGCGAAATAGCCCCCGGCCCAACCTGCCATCCTGTTGGTCAGGATCCCACCTTCAGAAGGGGGATGACGCGGAGCGCCATCGGAGGGGATCACTGACGGGCCTTGGCGTAGGCCGCTTTCAGTTGGTTCGCTTCGGAGGAGGCGAGGTAGGCGGCGGGAAGTTTCTGCTCGACGGTTGAGCGGGCGCTGAGGGTGTCATCCTGCAGCTTCCGCAGGGTGGCGGTCTCCCGTTGGATGACGGACTGGACCGCAGCGGCGGTGGCGGCCATCTCTTCCCTGATGGGTTCCGTCAGGTCCGGCTGGGCGAGCCGTTCCTGGAGTTTGCCAAGCTCATCACGCTTCGCCGCGATGACGGCGAGCTGGGCTTCGAGGGATTTGAGCGCCTCAGCGAAGCCGGCGAGTTCACCTTCGGATTCCTCGGTGGCGGACTCGGCCTTTTCCGCGGCCTTGATGGCACTGGCGTTGATGGCTGCCGCGTGCCAGTGCTTCTCCGCTACCTTGATCTGCGGCAGTTCGTTCTTCACGGCTTCCGCTGCGGCAATGGCGGCAGCCGCGCCCTTGCCTGCCTCCTCCACGGCTTTGCGCAGCGGTGGCAGGGCATCTTCCGCAGGTTTGATGCGGGCTTGGGCGACTCCGGCGGTTTTGTTCGCCATCTCAAAGGCGGAGGCCAGCGGGCCCTCCTGATTGGCCGGGGCATCGAACGCCTGCTGGAGTTTCACCAGTTGGTCGCCGATCTCGCGGTTCTTCTGCTCCGCGGCGGACAGCGGGGCGGGGTCGCGCTGGTCTTCCGGCAGTGCTGCCAGTGCGGCTCTCTTGGCGTCGGTGTCGGCCTGTGCCGCCTTCTTCGCTTCCGCGAGGCGGTTGATTTCCTCTTGCTGCTTCTGGCGTGCACCCCTGCGGGCATCCAGTTCCTGTTTCGCTTTGTCGGCGCCAGCCTTGGAGGCCTGGGCAATCTCCTTCGACTGCTTCAGGGTGTTCTCGGCATCGGCCAAGGCTTTTTTCGCTGCTTCCACGGCAGCGGCCTTTTGTTTGGCCGCGGCTTCCGCATCCGCCAGCCGCTGTTTCTGGGTGCCGGCGCGTTCCGCCAGCGTTTTGATGCGGGTCCCGATCGCAGGTGGGTTGGCGTGGATTTCGCCGAGTGGCTTGCCCTCGGTGGTGTCGAACGCACGGATGGTTCCCAGCGCGTCGGCAACAAAGGCTTTCTTGCTCTCGACGTCGATGACCACGGAGGTCGGGAGTTCCGGCAGCGGGCCGATTTCCTTGAGCAGGTTGAAGTCCGGCTTCCAGAGCTTCGCCTTCTTGTCCCGTCCCGCCGTGATGAACGAGCCGTCGCGGGCGAAGGCGAAGGCGGTCACGCCGCCGGGATGGGCGTCGATCTTCTTCACCTCGCCGCCGTTGTTCATCTCCCACATACGGACGGAGCCGTCCTCGGACGCGGAAGCGAGGATGTTCGAGTCGGAGCGGAAGGCGAGGCTGGTGATGCCCGCCTGGTGCGCCCGCAGGGTGTGGAATTCATTTCCGGTGTCCGTTTCCCAAACCCACACACCGCCGTTGCGGTCGCCGCTGGCGAGCAGGATGCCGTCATTGGAAATGTCCAGCGCGGTGATCCAGTCCGTGTGCTTCTTGATGGAGGTGATCATCTCGCCATCCTCCGTCTTCCACAGCTTGAGCAGGCGGGATGGACCACCGGTGGCGACGATGTCGAAGCCGGGCTTGATGTCCGCGGCGAGGATGGAGTCGAACTCCTTCGCGGCCGATAGCAGTCGCGAGCCGTTCGTCACGTCGAAGGTCACGGTGATGCCGGATTTGCCGGGGATGCCGCCGCCGACGATGAGGTAGCGGGCGTCCGGAGTGAAGGCGAGCGAGATGGGGTCTCCCTCCGGGAACGGCAGGATGCCGACGAGTTCCAGGGTGTTGGTATCGTGCAGCAGGATCTGCCGCTGGCCGGTGACGGCGATCAACGGCGCCCAAGGGGACACTGCGAGGGCGTGGACGGAGGAGGCCTTCGGGGTGATCACCTCCGGCTCCAACAGGACATGCTGCGGCATCGGTGGAGGACCGTCCGGTTTCTTCGAGGGATCGGAACCCATCGCAGTCTCGAACTTCGGCTTCGACGGTTTCTTCGCGGAGGAGTTCTTGTTCTCGAGGAGACCGCCCTCGATCCACTGCTTGAGGACGTCGATCTGAGCGCCGGCCATCTTGTCACCTTCCGGTGGCATCTTCGGTTCGACGGTCTGGATGACACAACCGAGCAACTTCGATCCCGCGTCACCGGGTTCAACGATCTTTCCGCCCGAACCGCCCTTGAGGGTCGCGCCGTAGGTGGAGAGATCGAGGCCGCCTTTCGCTTTGTCGGGGTTGTGGCAGTTGAGGCAGGCTTGCTGGAAAACAGGCAGGACGTGATCGTCGAAAGTGACCTTGTCCGCAGCGATGGCGAACGGCGCGGAAAGCACGAAGAGGGTGGTGTAGCGGGAAATCACAGGTCCGATGCTTTGGGTTGCAGCGGAATACGTGTGGGTAAATCCCGGTTTTTCGTTTATTTTTTAGGTTTGCATCAGTTGTGGCACCTCGGGTGCCTGATATTTAACCCTTGTTTTCCTGAAAACATCGGCTATCCATCCGCCACGCGCTTTCCCGAGCGTCGCAGGGCCTGAGTGGCCCGAGCCTGTTCCGGTCTTCATCGATGAGAGATTGTTCTGGGATTCACTGACAACCTCATCGACCCGCCAGCCGCCCATCAATCCGGCGCGGGCTGGCATACGAAAACATGACCACGAAGACATTCGGGGAGCTGCCTTTGGCGGCACCCCTCCACAAGGTTTTGGCTGAACTCAACTATGAGACGCCATCCCCCATCCAGGCCCAGGCGATCCCCTATCTGCTGGAAGGCCGCGACGTCCTCGGCTGTGCGCAGACCGGCACCGGCAAGACGGCGAGCTTCGCCCTGCCGATCCTCCATGCGCTGCACGAGAAACCGAAGCAGGTCCGCCCGAAACAATGCCGCGTGCTGGTACTCGCTCCGACCCGTGAACTCGCCGGCCAAGTCGGCAAGAGCTTCACGACCTACGGCAAATACGTCCGCTTCTCCCAGACGCTCATCTACGGTGGTGTCGGCCAGGTGCCACAGGTGAATGCCATGCGCCGCGGTGTGGATGTGCTGGTGGCCACACCGGGCCGTCTGCTCGACCTCATCGACCAGAACCATGTTGACCTTTCCGGGGTCGAGTTCCTCGTGCTGGATGAGGTGGACCGCATGCTGGACATGGGCTTCCTCCGGGATGTGAAGCGCATCATCTCCTTCCTGCCCGCCCGCAAGCAGTCGCTGTTCTTCTCCGCCACCCTGGCACCGAACATCGTCGATCTGGCGAAGACCATCCTCCGTGATCCGGCCAGCGTTTCCATCGCGCCGGAGACCACCACGGCGGAACGCATCGAGCACACCGTCTGCTTCGTGTCGAAGGACAACAAGCGCCCGCTGCTGGAGAAGCTCCTTCGCGAGCAGTCCGGCGTGGAGTCGGGCAAGCTCACCATCGTCTTCAGCCGCACCAAGCACGGAGCGAACAAGCTGGCGAAGAGCCTTTCCTCCTCCGGCTTCCCGGCGGACGCCATCCACGGCAACAAGTCGCAGGCCCAGCGCGAGAAGGCGCTGGACCGCTTCAAAAAAGGCCTCACCCCCATCCTCGTTGCGACGGATGTGGCGGCGCGTGGCGTGGATGTGAAGGACGTCGGGCTGGTCGTGAACTTCGACCTCCCGAACGAGCCGGAAGCCTACGTCCACCGGATCGGCCGGACGGGCCGTGCCGGTGCGGAAGGCCGTGCCGTTTCCTTCTGCTCGGAAGATGAGCGCGAGTTCCTGCGCGAGATCGAGAAAGTCATCAAGATGCCCGTCCCCCACTCGAATGACCATGAGTGGCACGACGAGGATCTGGCCCAGCGCCATGTGAAGCTCAAAACCGGTGGCCGCATGGTCCAGGGCGGACGCCAGCAACAAGGTGGAGGCGGTGGGAACCGTGGCCGCCAAGGGGGCGGTGGACGCCAGCAACAGCAAGGCGGAGGCGGTGGAAGCCGTGGCCGTCAGGGCGGAGGCGGACGCCAGCCACAGGGCGGTGACCGCCGCCAGCGTGGCAACGGTGAACGTCCCCAGGGTTCCGGCAACCAAGGCAGGGGAGATGGGGCAACCCGCAGCCGCTACCAGATGGATGAGGATCGTGGCGAACAGCGCGGGTCTTCCTCGTCCGGTGGCCTCCTGCGGAGCGGCCTCAATGCCATCCGCAAGATGGTCGGATCCGACCGCTGATCAATGACAGGGCCGGACCTACCCTGTCCGCTGCGGCGGCCGGGGTCAGGATCAGGCCCGTGGGTGGGCCAGATAGCCCGTGGCGAAGGTCTCACCGCTTTCCCATCCCAAGTCATAGCACCGCTGCTGGGCCGCCCTGCCGCTGAACAGGCCGGGACGGTCCGTGGTGGTGGTGACGGGCAGCATGCGCTTGCCGGATTTCTCCATCACCTGCAGGTGCAGGCGGTGGATCTCCGCCGTGATGAGGAGGTGGCCGCGGGACAGCGTATCCGCGATGCGCGGGCGGAAGCCCGGCTGCTTCCACCGGTCCGCCACGGAGGGATGGTGGATGTGGTGGGTGATGATGGTATCGACCCGCGCATCCTCCGCGTAGTGGAGGAATGGGGAGCTGTTCGCCAG comes from the Luteolibacter sp. SL250 genome and includes:
- a CDS encoding S41 family peptidase, coding for MKWCCGFLLVPSLSIAAPAGPPDAEEAAYPAVERFIQVLEAVRKNHPDTDRLAYDRLVNHALEGMMEGLDPFSSFIHPEMAALMKSNGKLDPEVPSLGLTLGLRDTGLYVMAVAPPGPAGRAGITAGSSILEIDGRPTEGGQFEDLVGTLRRKAGETSRLKLKSPEEPKPVEISLVHRLVEERSVAEAKIINKEKGTGYIRLASFGGACAKEMEVSLDDLEDAGMKSLILDLRGNGGGDLHETVKILGLFLPPDTTVVTTRSRSEEEPLKTPSRQRRKREYPIAVLIDRMSASASELTAGALQDLKRATVIGELSFGKGSVQHIIPLGQGTAMRLTVATYHTPSGRTPHRVGITPDVRVDLVDADRDNFEKRNRADTLDEAERTKVASWVDPVMKKAGEVLDGPAAAK
- a CDS encoding c-type cytochrome domain-containing protein — translated: MISRYTTLFVLSAPFAIAADKVTFDDHVLPVFQQACLNCHNPDKAKGGLDLSTYGATLKGGSGGKIVEPGDAGSKLLGCVIQTVEPKMPPEGDKMAGAQIDVLKQWIEGGLLENKNSSAKKPSKPKFETAMGSDPSKKPDGPPPMPQHVLLEPEVITPKASSVHALAVSPWAPLIAVTGQRQILLHDTNTLELVGILPFPEGDPISLAFTPDARYLIVGGGIPGKSGITVTFDVTNGSRLLSAAKEFDSILAADIKPGFDIVATGGPSRLLKLWKTEDGEMITSIKKHTDWITALDISNDGILLASGDRNGGVWVWETDTGNEFHTLRAHQAGITSLAFRSDSNILASASEDGSVRMWEMNNGGEVKKIDAHPGGVTAFAFARDGSFITAGRDKKAKLWKPDFNLLKEIGPLPELPTSVVIDVESKKAFVADALGTIRAFDTTEGKPLGEIHANPPAIGTRIKTLAERAGTQKQRLADAEAAAKQKAAAVEAAKKALADAENTLKQSKEIAQASKAGADKAKQELDARRGARQKQQEEINRLAEAKKAAQADTDAKRAALAALPEDQRDPAPLSAAEQKNREIGDQLVKLQQAFDAPANQEGPLASAFEMANKTAGVAQARIKPAEDALPPLRKAVEEAGKGAAAAIAAAEAVKNELPQIKVAEKHWHAAAINASAIKAAEKAESATEESEGELAGFAEALKSLEAQLAVIAAKRDELGKLQERLAQPDLTEPIREEMAATAAAVQSVIQRETATLRKLQDDTLSARSTVEQKLPAAYLASSEANQLKAAYAKARQ
- a CDS encoding DEAD/DEAH box helicase; translation: MTTKTFGELPLAAPLHKVLAELNYETPSPIQAQAIPYLLEGRDVLGCAQTGTGKTASFALPILHALHEKPKQVRPKQCRVLVLAPTRELAGQVGKSFTTYGKYVRFSQTLIYGGVGQVPQVNAMRRGVDVLVATPGRLLDLIDQNHVDLSGVEFLVLDEVDRMLDMGFLRDVKRIISFLPARKQSLFFSATLAPNIVDLAKTILRDPASVSIAPETTTAERIEHTVCFVSKDNKRPLLEKLLREQSGVESGKLTIVFSRTKHGANKLAKSLSSSGFPADAIHGNKSQAQREKALDRFKKGLTPILVATDVAARGVDVKDVGLVVNFDLPNEPEAYVHRIGRTGRAGAEGRAVSFCSEDEREFLREIEKVIKMPVPHSNDHEWHDEDLAQRHVKLKTGGRMVQGGRQQQGGGGGNRGRQGGGGRQQQQGGGGGSRGRQGGGGRQPQGGDRRQRGNGERPQGSGNQGRGDGATRSRYQMDEDRGEQRGSSSSGGLLRSGLNAIRKMVGSDR